The Halomonas sp. HAL1 genome segment TCCTTATCGGTAAATTCCTTTGCAGGATACTATGTCGTTCTCAGAAAACATTTTGTCATCTTAAATTAGCAATCGCCAAGGAACCGTCATGGCTCAACCGGATGTTTCACAGTCTCGCCTTTATGAGTGGCTAACAGGCGATGAAGATAGCCGCATGTGCGATGACATACCTGACAGTGCTTGCAACGAACAGCCGCGCAATTTTTTCCTACACCTATGGGCTTCTTTAGGAAATAAGTTGGCTGACGAGTTATCTAGCGCGCGCTTAGTTTTACCGTGGCTGATGGGCATTATTGGGGCACCGGTGTGGATGGTAGGCTTGCTAGTGCCCATACGTGAGGCGGGTGCGCTACTGCCACAAATTTTTGTGGCGGGTTTTATCCGCTTAAAACCCAAACGGAAATGGGTATGGGTAACAGGTGCGCTGATTCAGGCGCTAGCCGCATTAGTGCTGGCCCTACTTGCGTTGTTCGCCACCGGCTCTTTGGGCGGCGCATTAGTGTTAGCCTCGCTCGTGCTGCTTTCGCTGGCACGGGGCTTATCCTCCATCGCGACCAAAGACGTGCTGGGTAAGACTATTTCCAAACGCCGCCGCGGCACGTTGATGGGCTGGAGCGGCAGCGTTGCCGGTGGCGCTACGCTGGCGGCGGGCGCTGTACTCATGCTGCTTGATAGTCGCCCCGGCAATGTCATCGTGGCGCTCTTACTCGTAGTCGCCGCTAGTGGCTGGCTAATGAATGCCTTAGCCGCGGCCCGTATTGAAGAAGCGCCTGGCGCCGTTGAAGGAGGAGAAAACGGCTGGGACAGTATTAAGCTAGGTCTGTCGCTACTAAAAAATGATCGCACTTTTCTACACTTCAACCTTGCCAGGGCATTACTGCTATCAAGTGCACTTGCTTTGCCTTACATCGCCCTGTTGGGGCAAAACCAAAGTGGCACCGACCTCGGCGGCCTGGGTATTTTGATTGTGGTATCGGGGCTTGCAGCGATGGTGGCAAGCCCCGTCTGGGGCAAGCGCGCCGACCAATCGAGCCGCAACGTTATGCGCGATGCAGCGGTAGGTACGGCTATTTGCTGTTTATTAGCTGCCAGCTTGGCCTGGCTGCCAGGCGGGTGGGCACAAAGTATTTGGCCCTATGCGGTGGTTTACGCACTATTAGTGATTATTCACCATGGCGTGCGCTTGGGGCGTAAAACCTACCTCATTGATATGGCGAGTCAAGATAATCGGGCGCTTTACGTTGCGCTCTCTAACACGTTAACAGGCGTATTAATGCTTTTGGTAGGCGGCATTATTGGCGCTCTTGCACAATGGTTTGGTAGCGCCATACTACTGCTAATACTTGCTGCAACCGCTGTGGGGGCTGTATTGAGCGCCCACC includes the following:
- a CDS encoding MFS transporter, whose amino-acid sequence is MAQPDVSQSRLYEWLTGDEDSRMCDDIPDSACNEQPRNFFLHLWASLGNKLADELSSARLVLPWLMGIIGAPVWMVGLLVPIREAGALLPQIFVAGFIRLKPKRKWVWVTGALIQALAALVLALLALFATGSLGGALVLASLVLLSLARGLSSIATKDVLGKTISKRRRGTLMGWSGSVAGGATLAAGAVLMLLDSRPGNVIVALLLVVAASGWLMNALAAARIEEAPGAVEGGENGWDSIKLGLSLLKNDRTFLHFNLARALLLSSALALPYIALLGQNQSGTDLGGLGILIVVSGLAAMVASPVWGKRADQSSRNVMRDAAVGTAICCLLAASLAWLPGGWAQSIWPYAVVYALLVIIHHGVRLGRKTYLIDMASQDNRALYVALSNTLTGVLMLLVGGIIGALAQWFGSAILLLILAATAVGAVLSAHQLPEVE